The Arachis ipaensis cultivar K30076 chromosome B07, Araip1.1, whole genome shotgun sequence genome includes a window with the following:
- the LOC107609034 gene encoding uncharacterized protein LOC107609034: MAGSHFLTILNSTSRSSLVKPNTTRPIFNNSTKNYGQTSSANRGRLTEERAPSTAEEFERVAEEKSKKIHEGGARNDGDNNGGAKHATNGDDSKVDSSKKRYKEC; the protein is encoded by the exons atGGCTGGTTCTCATTTCCTTACCATTCTCAATTCCACTTCAAGATCCTCCTTGGTTAAGCCTAATACTACTAGGCCAATCTTCAACAATTCCACTAAG AATTATGGACAAACAAGCAGTGCTAACCGCGGCCGATTGACGGAAGAAAGGGCACCATCAACAGCTGAAGAATTCGAGAGAGTTGCTGAAGAGAAGAGCAAGAAAATCCATGAAGGTGGAGCTAGAAATGATGGTGATAATAATGGTGGTGCAAAACATGCCACAAATGGTGATGACTCTAAGGTTGATTCCTCTAAGAAAAGGTACAAAGAGTGCTAG
- the LOC107609061 gene encoding aspartate carbamoyltransferase 1, chloroplastic (The sequence of the model RefSeq protein was modified relative to this genomic sequence to represent the inferred CDS: added 40 bases not found in genome assembly), whose product MAATSLLSSCCMHMGMVPPKMAANYLSAQPFDHLKLRSFGGPESSEKLKLLHKGDEFLCRVAQVERVPSFSVGQKFQLDDVIEAQQFDRDTLGAIFEVARNMENIEKSQILKGYLMATLFYEPSTRTRLSFESAMKRLGGEVLTTENAREFSSAAKGETLEDTIRTVEGYSDIIVMRHFESGAAKRAAVTAGIPVINAGDGPGEHPTQALLDVYTIEREIGKLDGIKVGLVGDLANGRTVRSLAYLLAKYKDVKIYFVSPEVVKMKDDIKYYLTSKGVEWEESGDLMEVASKCDVVYQTRIQKERFGERFDLYEEARGKYIVNQDVLNVMQKHAVVMHPLPRLDEITVDVDDDPRAAYFRQAKNGLYIRMALLKVLLLGW is encoded by the exons ATGGCTGCTACTTCATTGTTATCCTCGTGCTGCATGCATATGGGAATGGTTCCTCCCAAAATGGCTGCAAATTATTTGAGCGCTCAGCCATTTGATCATCTGAAGTTAAGGTCATTTGGGGGTCCGGAATCATCGGAAAAATTAAAACTTTTGCACAAAGGTGATGAGTTCCTGTGCCGGGTTGCTCAGGTTGAAAGAGTGCCTTCCTTCTCTGTGGGGCAAAAGTTTCAGCTTGATGATGTGATTGAAGCTCAGCAATTTGATAGAGATACACTTGGTGCCATATTTGAAGTTGCAAGGAACATGGAGAATATTGAAAAGAGCCAAATTCTAAAGGGATATCTCATGGCTACCTTGTTCTATGAGCCATCAACAAGAACTAGGCTTTCATTTGAATCTGCAATGAAAAGGTTAGGTGGGGAAGTTCTCACAACTGAAAATGCAAGGGAGTTTTCCTCCGCGGCTAAGGGAGAGACGCTTGAAG ATACCATAAGAACAGTTGAAGGTTACTCTGATATAATCGTGATGCGCCATTTTGAAAGCGGAGCTGCCAA GGGGATGGACCAGGAGAGCATCCCACACAG GCACTGCTGGATGTTTATACCATtgaaagagagattggaaaaCTTGATGGCATTAAAGTTGGACTCGTCGGAGACCTTGCTAATGGAAGGACGGTTCGGTCACTAGCATACTTACTTGCCAAGTATAAGGATGTGAAAATTTATTTTGTCTCTCCTGAGGTGGTTAAAATGAAG GATGACATAAAATATTATTTGACATCAAAGGGTGTGGAGTGGGAGGAAAGTGGTGACTTGATGGAAGTGGCTTCAAAGTGTGATGTGGTTTACCAAACTCGCATTCAGAAAGAGAGATTTGGAGAGAGATTTGACCTTTATGAAGAAGCAAGAGGCAAGTACATTGTGAATCAAGATGTTCTGAATGTGATGCAAAAACATGCTGTGGTTATGCATCCTCTTCCTAGACTTGATGAG ATTACTGTGGATGTTGATGATGATCCAAGAGCTGCTTACTTTAGGCAAGCAAAGAATGGTCTATATATTAGGATGGCCCTTTTAAAGGTTTTGCTTCTTGGTTGGTAA
- the LOC107609059 gene encoding adenylyltransferase and sulfurtransferase MOCS3 — protein MSSETQEAEASRIRRQINELKQERDTIDAKISELQSQLNHLHLKNGVVSNGGSSSHSSNALEPHMIYRYSRHLLLPSFGVQGQANLLNASILVVGAGGLGSPALLYLAACGVGRLGIVDHDVVELNNMHRQIIHTEAYIGQPKVKSAAAACRSINSTIQIVEHQEALRTSNALEILSQYDIIVDATDNAPSRYMINDCCVVLGKPLVSGAALGLEGQLTVYNYNGGPCYRCLFPTPPPTTACQRCADSGVLGVVPGIIGCLQALEAIKIAASVGETLSGRMLLFDALSARIRIVKIRGRSMQCEACAENTTFKQQQFQEFDYENFTQTPLSVGPLRLNLLATESRISSKEYSDIVLNKEPHVLLDVRPGHHFKIVSLPKSLNIPLSTLETRLPEISTALKKEEEKGVASGSSAQLYVICRRGNDSQRAVQYLQKMGYTSAKDIVGGLESWAHNVDPSFPTY, from the exons ATGTCGTCGGAGACGCAGGAAGCAGAGGCCTCTCGGATTCGGCGGCAGATCAATGAGCTCAAGCAAGAAAGGGACACAATCGACGCCAAAATATCTGAGCTTCAATCTCAGCTGAACCATCTTCATCTCAAAAACGGTGTCGTATCCAATGGTGGTTCTTCGTCGCACTCATCAAACGCTTTGGAGCCTCACATGATCTACAGATACAGTCGTCACCTTCTGCTTCCTTCCTTTGGTGTTCAAG GTCAGGCAAATCTGTTGAATGCATCAATTTTGGTTGTGGGAGCTGGAGGATTGGGTTCCCCTGCATTGCTATACCTTGCAGCTTGTGGTGTTG GTCGGTTGGGTATTGTAGATCATGATGTGGTTGAGCTGAATAATATGCATAGGCAG ATTATTCACACAGAAGCATATATTGGCCAGCCGAAAGTGAAATCTGCTGCTGCTGCTTGTCGCTC TATCAATTCCACTATTCAGATTGTGGAGCATCAAGAAGCTTTGCGGACCTCCAATGCTTTGGAAATACTAAGCCA ATATGATATAATAGTAGATGCTACAGATAATGCTCCTAGCCGGTACATGATCAATGATTGCTGTGTGGTACTAGGAAAG CCTCTTGTATCTGGTGCTGCACTGGGATTGGAAGGGCAG CTCACTGTTTACAATTATAATGGTGGTCCTTGCTATCGATGTCTCTTTCCAACTCCACCACCTACAACAGCGTGCCAAAGATGTGCTGATAGTGGAGTTCTAGGAGTAG ttcCTGGTATAATTGGTTGTCTCCAAGCTCTTGAAGCAATCAAGATTGCAGCATCTGTTGGTGAAACTCTCTCAGGAAGGATGCTTCTCTTTGATGCATTGTCTGCAAGGATTCGAATA GTCAAAATTAGAGGAAGATCCATGCAATGCGAAGCTTGCGCAGAAAACACAACCTTTAAGCAACAGCAATTCCAAGAATTTGACTATGAGAATTTCACTCAAACTCCCTTGTCTGTG GGTCCTTTGAGGCTAAACCTACTTGCCACTgaatcaaggatcagcagcaagGAGTACAGCGACATAGTCCTTAACAAGGAACCGCACGTGCTACTCGACGTTAGACCAGGTCACCATTTCAAGATTGTATCACTCCCCAAATCTCTCAACATTCCTCTGTCAACTCTAGAGACTAGGTTGCCTGAAATATCAACAGCTCtgaagaaagaggaagagaaaggtGTAGCTTCTGGCTCAAGTGCACAATTGTATGTTATATGCAGAAGGGGAAATGATTCTCAAAGGGCTGTTCAGTATCTTCAGAAAATGGGTTACACTTCTGCCAAAGATATTGTTGGGGGATTAGAGTCTTGGGCCCATAATGTGGATCCAAGCTTCCCTACATATTAG